CAGCAGTTGGAGACCGACTATCCGGGCATGGCCGAACGCCTGCTCGACGCCGACGGCGAGCTTCGCCGCTTCGTCAACATCTACGTCGACGGCGACGACATCCGCTTCAAGGACGGCTTCGACACTGCCCTCGACGGCGTTGGCGAAGTCTCCATCGTCCCGTCCGTCGCCGGCGGCTAGCCCACCACGTTCC
This is a stretch of genomic DNA from Chloroflexota bacterium. It encodes these proteins:
- a CDS encoding MoaD/ThiS family protein; this encodes MPTVRIPTPLRSLTGGESRVDVAADTVGALVQQLETDYPGMAERLLDADGELRRFVNIYVDGDDIRFKDGFDTALDGVGEVSIVPSVAGG